One Cucurbita pepo subsp. pepo cultivar mu-cu-16 chromosome LG11, ASM280686v2, whole genome shotgun sequence DNA window includes the following coding sequences:
- the LOC111805503 gene encoding cadmium/zinc-transporting ATPase HMA2-like, translated as YAAVVVISACVAAIPAALRVHNLTHWFHLALVVLVSACPCALILSTPVAAFCALTKAAMAGVLIKGSDHLEVLAKIKVVAFDKTGTITRGEFVVTNFQALRDDISFHTLLHWVSSIESKSSHPMAAALVNHAKLLSIDIKPEKVEEFENFPGEGVRGKIDGKDIYIGTTKIAARAGCSSAMKLEEEMKQGQTLGYVFCGEMAVGSFGLSDSCRSGAKEGMEELKSFGIKTAMLTGDCNAAAMHAQQQLENAVDVIHSELLPKEKANVIKEFKRDYGATAMVGDGLNDTPALATADIGISMGISGSPLATQTGNVILMSNDITKIPQAIKLARKSHAKVVQNVILSITTKIAILGLAIAGHPLVWAAVLADVGTCLLVILNSMLLLRGSDHKHGNKCCKSSKLCSTKHGRCDGSNTRPSHHHHHDHHHHDHRCHVVDDKSPSRDNHNRDCGDKFHHNHSNNGNCSKKVGEPNCNCHSHHHVAIDIHEGTRE; from the exons TATGCAGCTGTAGTTGTCATATCAGCTTGTGTAGCAGCCATTCCAGCTGCACTGAGAGTTCACAATCTCACCCATTGGTTTCACTTAGCTCTGGTGGTCTTAGTGAGTGCCTGTCCCTGTGCCCTTATCCTCTCCACCCCGGTCGCCGCCTTCTGCGCCCTCACCAAGGCCGCCATGGCCGGTGTTCTCATCAAAGGCAGCGACCACCTTGAAGTTCTTGCAAAGATTAAGGTTGTAGCCTTCGACAAGACTGGCACAATCACTAGAGGTGAATTTGTGGTGACAAATTTTCAAGCTCTACGAGATGATATCAGCTTCCACACCTTACTTCATTG GGTTTCGAGCATTGAGAGCAAATCAAGCCATCCAATGGCAGCTGCCCTTGTCAACCATGCAAAGCTGCTTTCTATTGATATTAAACCTGAAAAAGTTGAGGAATTTGAGAACTTTCCTGGAGAAGGTGTTCGTGGGAAGATTGATGGGAAGGATATTTACATTGGAACTACAAAAATTGCTGCCCGAGCTGGCTGCTCGTCAG CTATGAAGTTAGAGGAGGAAATGAAACAAGGCCAAACCCTTGGATATGTATTTTGTGGGGAGATGGCTGTCGGATCCTTTGGTCTTTCGGATTCTTGTCGGTCAGGAGCTAAAGAAGGCATGGAGGAGCTCAAGAGTTTTGGCATTAAAACAGCTATGCTCACTGGGGACTGTAATGCAGCCGCCATGCACGCCCAACAACAG CTGGAGAACGCGGTTGATGTGATCCATTCAGAGCTTCTTCCAAAGGAGAAAGCAAATGTgataaaagaattcaaaagggATTATGGAGCAACCGCCATGGTTGGCGATGGCTTAAATGATACCCCAGCATTAGCCACAGCTGATATTGGCATATCAATGGGCATTTCTGGTTCACCTCTCGCTACTCAAACTGGGAATGTCATCTTAATGTCAAATGACATCACAAAAATCCCACAAGCCATCAAATTAGCAAGGAAATCTCATGCAAAAGTTGTTCAAAATGTCATTTTGTCAATCACTACCAAGATTGCAATCCTTGGCTTGGCCATCGCCGGACATCCGCTCGTTTGGGCGGCCGTTCTCGCCGATGTCGGTACCTGCCTATTGGTCATCTTGAACAGCATGCTTCTCTTGAGAGGAAGTGATCATAAACATGGGAACAAATGTTGCAAATCTTCCAAGCTGTGTTCGACCAAACATGGACGATGTGATGGCAGTAACACTCGACcgtctcatcatcatcatcacgATCATCATCACCATGATCATCGATGCCATGTCGTCGATGATAAATCGCCTAGTCGAGATAATCACAATCGAGATTGTGGGGATAAATTTCATCACAATCATTCAAATAATGGGAATTGTTCAAAGAAAGTGGGTGAACCCAATTGTAATTGCCACTCACATCATCACGTAGCGATTGACATTCATGAAGGTACGAGAGAGTAG